Proteins found in one Microbacterium sp. LWS13-1.2 genomic segment:
- a CDS encoding ABC transporter substrate-binding protein, with protein sequence MAALTAAVVGCTPSAGDDQKVITIFGEQGGQMDLNTNSFTRLLEDKFDVDIDFQTTGYDSGAATEARQISLAGGELPEAYMLVPWASQFTQAELQRYGDQGVVLPLNDLIEEHAPNIADALAAEKGFETLATAPDGTIWGLPQWNDCYHCSYPYKFWINTVWLENLGLAMPTTPDEFFDVMTAFKTQDPNGNGVADEIPITGSAQWSIVPYIMNAFIANSFNTGAGAASQPISLGLEGDTVQMQTMQDGWREGLKFLNRLWAAGLIDPAAFSQGGDTMQATGNSAEGVLVGGFTAIHPWIGVSIGQEDARDTQYDPLPPLEGVEGPITTYQLPSVPGATFAITKAADEVEQQVIMEMMDYIFTPEGHLLGEMGEENIGWRAPEEGDIALDPELEPCFVDLPLDEENEADYNGNWGPMAQVFDTVEWRNCQVQPLDIYTEEGAERRLFQATELYEGKESDANFPYWNLWVPAEEASELATLTTNIESNVATATAEFVTGVRDPNNDGDWNGYLDGLQGLGVDRYLEIWQAANDAS encoded by the coding sequence GTGGCGGCTTTGACCGCCGCAGTCGTCGGGTGCACCCCAAGCGCCGGAGACGATCAGAAGGTCATCACCATCTTCGGCGAACAGGGCGGCCAGATGGACCTCAACACCAACTCCTTCACGAGGCTGCTGGAGGACAAGTTCGACGTCGACATCGACTTCCAGACCACGGGATACGACTCGGGCGCAGCGACCGAGGCCCGGCAGATCTCCCTCGCCGGCGGCGAACTGCCCGAGGCGTACATGCTCGTTCCGTGGGCATCGCAGTTCACGCAGGCCGAGCTGCAGCGCTACGGAGACCAAGGCGTCGTCCTGCCCCTGAACGACCTCATCGAAGAGCACGCGCCCAACATCGCCGACGCCCTTGCCGCTGAAAAGGGCTTCGAGACCCTTGCGACCGCGCCCGACGGGACGATCTGGGGGCTCCCGCAGTGGAACGACTGCTACCACTGCTCCTACCCGTACAAGTTCTGGATCAACACCGTCTGGCTCGAGAACCTCGGACTCGCGATGCCGACGACACCCGACGAGTTCTTCGACGTCATGACAGCTTTCAAGACGCAGGACCCGAACGGGAACGGCGTCGCGGACGAGATCCCCATCACGGGAAGCGCGCAGTGGTCGATCGTGCCGTACATCATGAACGCGTTCATCGCGAACTCCTTCAACACCGGCGCCGGCGCGGCCAGTCAGCCCATCTCGCTGGGGCTCGAGGGTGACACCGTGCAGATGCAGACCATGCAGGACGGTTGGCGAGAAGGTCTGAAGTTCCTGAACAGGCTGTGGGCGGCAGGACTGATCGACCCCGCGGCGTTCTCGCAGGGCGGCGACACCATGCAGGCCACCGGCAACTCGGCCGAGGGCGTCCTCGTCGGCGGCTTCACCGCCATCCACCCCTGGATCGGCGTGAGCATCGGTCAGGAGGATGCGCGGGACACCCAATACGACCCGCTGCCGCCGCTCGAGGGTGTAGAGGGACCGATCACCACCTATCAGTTGCCGAGCGTGCCCGGTGCGACCTTCGCCATCACGAAGGCTGCCGACGAGGTGGAACAGCAGGTGATCATGGAGATGATGGACTACATCTTCACCCCCGAGGGTCACCTTCTCGGCGAGATGGGCGAAGAGAACATCGGCTGGCGGGCTCCTGAGGAAGGCGACATCGCCCTTGATCCCGAGCTCGAGCCTTGCTTCGTCGACCTGCCGCTGGATGAGGAGAACGAGGCGGACTACAACGGCAACTGGGGCCCGATGGCGCAGGTGTTCGACACCGTCGAGTGGCGCAATTGCCAGGTGCAGCCGCTGGACATCTACACGGAGGAAGGAGCCGAGCGCCGACTCTTCCAGGCGACCGAGCTCTATGAGGGCAAGGAGTCCGACGCCAATTTCCCGTACTGGAACCTTTGGGTGCCGGCGGAAGAGGCGAGCGAACTGGCCACGCTCACGACCAACATCGAGAGCAACGTGGCCACCGCGACTGCGGAGTTCGTCACCGGAGTGCGTGACCCGAACAACGACGGTGATTGGAACGGCTACCTGGACGGCCTCCAGGGCCTGGGCGTCGACCGCTACCTCGAAATATGGCAGGCGGCGAACGACGCCAGCTGA
- a CDS encoding glycoside hydrolase family 36 protein: protein MHTQTIRWRPGALELDLDLGVDGPPKVRRLAAVGGGRTAAPSAAIPIAEVHLGGEGSGTSSSERLMGSAVGLRLRTVDHRTWTDGDMAHLEVTARDAMSGILVIARWSSWRDLRVVRCATEVVAGDEAVHLRAVSSVAIGGISADGSHWWHDHEVGFAHNTWFRELMWQRRTPAELGLDDTGLRTWGIPSSRASFALGQRGSWSTGGHLPMGILRSRVERRSLLWQIEHNGAWRWELGDQDDALYMVASGPTDQGAAWSHRLGPGERFSSVPATLVLGGDDDEIFGALTEARRRVRRPHVDHENLPVIVNDFMNALMGDPNAENLPPYIDAAARAGAEVYCIDSGWYTDGPAWWNDLGSWQPSSRRFPRGLDQMTRRIRDAGMVAGLWLEPEAVSVASPIAEQLPAEAFFQRDGQRVVESGRLQLDFRHPAALAHIDAAVERLIVELGLGYLKFDYNMDVTQGTDLDADSPGDGAFGHQRALLEWVSELMDRHPGLVIESCASGGQRMDGATLRVHPVQSTSDNQDPLLTAAIAAAAPTAVTPEQGAVWAYPDPSWSDERIVFSLASALLGRVHLAGRIDLLSEAQMRLVQEAIDAYRTTRTRIRTALPFWPLGLPGWHDPVVALGVRDDDGELITVWRRAGSTTVRVPLARHSGRPLVVEAVFPTSLPTRVRWDADAGEIVLELPDEPAAHTLRLRGES from the coding sequence ATGCATACGCAGACGATCAGATGGCGCCCGGGCGCGTTGGAGTTGGACCTCGACCTCGGCGTCGACGGCCCCCCGAAAGTGCGGCGGCTCGCCGCGGTCGGCGGCGGCCGCACCGCCGCGCCTTCGGCTGCGATTCCCATCGCGGAGGTTCACCTCGGCGGCGAGGGCTCGGGCACGTCGTCCTCCGAGCGGCTGATGGGGAGCGCAGTCGGGCTCCGTCTCCGCACGGTGGATCACCGCACCTGGACCGACGGTGACATGGCACACCTCGAGGTGACGGCGCGGGACGCGATGTCAGGCATCCTGGTGATCGCACGATGGTCGAGCTGGCGCGACCTTCGGGTCGTGCGCTGCGCGACCGAAGTCGTCGCGGGCGACGAGGCCGTCCACCTGCGCGCGGTCTCGTCCGTCGCCATCGGCGGCATCTCAGCGGATGGCTCGCACTGGTGGCACGATCACGAAGTCGGCTTCGCGCACAACACATGGTTCCGCGAGCTGATGTGGCAGCGGCGGACGCCCGCCGAACTGGGGCTCGACGACACCGGGCTGCGCACATGGGGCATCCCCAGCTCGCGGGCGTCGTTCGCCCTGGGGCAGCGGGGCAGCTGGTCGACCGGCGGACATCTGCCGATGGGCATCCTGAGATCCCGCGTGGAACGGCGGTCGCTGCTATGGCAGATCGAGCACAACGGTGCATGGCGGTGGGAGCTCGGCGATCAGGACGACGCGCTCTATATGGTGGCGAGCGGACCGACGGACCAGGGCGCGGCTTGGTCGCATCGGCTCGGTCCAGGCGAGCGGTTCAGCTCCGTGCCCGCGACGCTTGTACTGGGCGGTGACGACGACGAGATCTTCGGTGCCCTGACCGAGGCTCGGCGGCGGGTGCGGCGCCCGCATGTGGACCACGAGAACCTGCCGGTGATCGTCAACGACTTCATGAACGCGCTCATGGGCGACCCGAATGCCGAGAACCTGCCGCCCTACATCGACGCAGCGGCCCGCGCGGGAGCCGAGGTCTACTGCATCGACTCAGGCTGGTACACCGACGGCCCGGCGTGGTGGAACGACCTCGGCTCGTGGCAGCCATCCTCCCGACGATTCCCCCGCGGCCTCGATCAGATGACGCGCCGGATCCGCGACGCGGGCATGGTAGCCGGCCTCTGGCTCGAGCCGGAAGCCGTGTCGGTCGCGAGCCCGATCGCCGAGCAGCTGCCGGCCGAGGCGTTCTTCCAACGCGATGGGCAGCGCGTCGTGGAATCGGGGCGACTGCAGCTGGACTTCCGCCATCCGGCCGCACTCGCACACATCGACGCGGCGGTCGAGCGACTGATCGTCGAACTCGGACTGGGGTATCTGAAGTTCGACTACAACATGGACGTCACGCAGGGCACTGACCTCGACGCCGACAGTCCCGGTGACGGAGCATTCGGTCACCAGCGCGCGCTGCTCGAGTGGGTGAGCGAGCTCATGGACCGGCATCCCGGCCTGGTGATCGAAAGCTGCGCGAGCGGTGGACAGCGGATGGACGGCGCGACGCTGCGAGTGCATCCCGTGCAGTCCACGAGCGACAATCAGGACCCGCTGCTCACGGCCGCGATCGCCGCAGCCGCGCCGACCGCCGTCACACCTGAGCAGGGTGCGGTGTGGGCGTATCCCGATCCCTCCTGGTCCGACGAGCGGATCGTCTTCTCGCTCGCGAGCGCGCTGCTCGGCCGGGTGCATCTCGCAGGCCGGATAGACCTGCTGTCTGAGGCGCAGATGCGGCTCGTGCAGGAGGCGATCGACGCCTATCGCACCACGCGGACCCGTATTCGCACCGCGCTGCCCTTCTGGCCTCTCGGATTGCCCGGGTGGCATGACCCCGTCGTGGCGCTGGGCGTGCGCGACGACGACGGCGAACTGATCACGGTCTGGCGCCGGGCTGGCTCCACCACCGTGCGTGTGCCCCTCGCCCGGCACTCCGGGCGCCCGCTCGTTGTCGAAGCGGTCTTCCCGACCAGCCTCCCGACGAGAGTGCGATGGGATGCGGATGCCGGCGAGATCGTGCTCGAACTGCCCGACGAGCCAGCGGCGCACACGCTGCGGCTGCGAGGAGAAAGCTGA
- a CDS encoding LysR family transcriptional regulator: MDLRQMEYFVALAEENQFTRAAEITRVSQSGLSAAIKSLEDDLNAKLFIRTTRRVELTPAGHALFPHARNLLAEANAGRDAVAATTAEFAGALRVGAEQCLGSVNVPEIVERFHRRHREVEISFTQAGSGDLLKRMRSGDIDLAFVAGTSETTAPQLRLTGLDHVTLATEPLVLLTPPEHPLASQKSVAWNDLQDRTFIDLDSTWAIRVVTDEIFAKRRIPRRVAFTVGDIHALVDMINRGLGVAVVPQSVSRKTIAADLHTLSLEQRDPVWTVSAAYAHSERTSHLTTEFLGLLEPR, from the coding sequence ATGGATCTCAGGCAGATGGAGTACTTCGTTGCGCTGGCCGAAGAGAATCAGTTCACGCGAGCAGCGGAGATCACCCGGGTGTCGCAATCCGGGCTGTCGGCAGCCATCAAGAGCCTGGAAGACGACCTCAACGCGAAGCTGTTCATCCGAACGACGCGGCGGGTAGAACTGACACCCGCGGGGCATGCGCTGTTCCCTCATGCCCGCAATCTCCTCGCGGAGGCCAACGCCGGCCGGGACGCCGTCGCCGCGACGACGGCGGAATTCGCCGGCGCGTTGCGCGTCGGCGCCGAGCAGTGCCTCGGGTCGGTCAATGTGCCTGAGATCGTCGAGCGATTCCACCGCAGGCACCGTGAGGTGGAGATCAGCTTCACGCAGGCGGGCAGCGGCGATCTTCTCAAGCGGATGCGAAGCGGCGACATCGATCTCGCCTTCGTGGCGGGCACCTCCGAGACGACCGCCCCGCAACTTCGGCTCACGGGGCTGGACCATGTCACGCTCGCAACGGAGCCACTCGTACTGCTCACACCACCGGAGCATCCGCTCGCGTCACAGAAGTCCGTCGCGTGGAACGACCTCCAGGACCGCACCTTCATCGACCTCGACAGCACCTGGGCCATCAGGGTCGTCACCGACGAGATCTTCGCCAAACGAAGAATCCCGAGGCGAGTGGCCTTCACGGTCGGCGACATCCACGCTCTGGTCGACATGATCAACCGAGGCCTCGGTGTGGCGGTCGTTCCGCAGTCGGTGTCACGGAAGACGATCGCGGCGGACCTCCACACGCTGAGTCTTGAGCAGCGTGACCCCGTCTGGACGGTGAGCGCCGCCTACGCCCACTCCGAGAGGACGTCTCACCTCACCACCGAGTTCCTCGGCCTCCTCGAGCCGCGCTAG
- a CDS encoding aldo/keto reductase produces the protein MNHRFIGDVAVGAIGLGGMPMSIEGRPDEARSIATIHAALEVGVTLIDTADAYHRDADEVGHNEVLIAKALGTYGGDTSDVLVATKGGHLRPGDGSWTLDGRPEYIKGAAKASATRLGVEAIGLYQFHRPDPHVDYADSVGALRDLLDEGVIRMAGISNANADQIRLAQEILGGRLASVQNQFSPAFRSSQAELELCAELGIAFLPWSPLGGIARASTLGGKGAAFERIGAELGVSGQQVCLAWELALAPVVIPIPGASRPASIQDSARAVDITLTDDQIKELNA, from the coding sequence ATGAATCATCGCTTCATCGGAGACGTAGCGGTCGGCGCGATCGGTCTCGGCGGCATGCCGATGTCGATCGAGGGCCGGCCTGATGAAGCCCGCTCGATCGCGACGATCCACGCCGCGCTCGAGGTCGGCGTGACGCTCATCGACACCGCGGATGCGTACCACCGCGACGCCGACGAGGTCGGCCACAACGAGGTCCTCATCGCGAAGGCGCTTGGGACCTACGGGGGCGACACCAGCGATGTGCTGGTGGCGACGAAGGGCGGGCACCTGCGCCCCGGAGACGGCAGCTGGACGTTGGACGGTCGACCCGAATACATCAAGGGCGCGGCGAAAGCCTCCGCGACGCGGCTCGGCGTCGAAGCGATCGGCCTCTACCAGTTCCACCGACCCGACCCCCACGTCGACTACGCCGACTCGGTCGGTGCGCTGCGCGACCTGCTCGACGAAGGCGTCATCCGGATGGCCGGGATCTCCAACGCGAACGCCGACCAGATCCGGCTCGCGCAGGAGATCCTCGGCGGGCGCCTCGCCTCGGTTCAGAACCAGTTCTCACCGGCGTTCAGATCCAGCCAGGCAGAACTCGAGCTCTGCGCGGAACTGGGCATCGCGTTCCTGCCATGGAGTCCACTGGGAGGAATAGCCCGCGCCAGCACCCTGGGTGGGAAGGGCGCCGCGTTCGAACGGATCGGCGCGGAGCTCGGAGTCAGCGGGCAGCAGGTCTGCCTCGCCTGGGAGCTCGCGCTCGCGCCGGTCGTCATTCCGATCCCCGGCGCCTCGCGGCCCGCGAGCATCCAGGACTCCGCACGGGCCGTCGACATCACCCTCACCGACGATCAGATCAAGGAGCTCAACGCGTGA
- a CDS encoding aldo/keto reductase, which translates to MTFGAEADETTSHAIIDAYVDGGGNFIDTADVYSAGRSEEIIGRWLAAHPAEAAQLVIATKGRFPMGAGPNDHGTSRRHLRTALEASLRRLGVEHIDLYQLHAWDAITPLDETLRFLDDAITQGKIGYYGFSNFTGWQLTKASQLAERHGWNLPVTLQPQYSLLVRGIEHEIVPAALDAGIGLLPWSPLGGGWLSGKYRRDVSPTGTTRLGENPERGMEAWQQRNADPRTWQIIDTLTGIAEERAASPSQVALAWLAAQPAVTSVILGARSVEQLRDNMGAVTLELDAAELESLTAASAPRADDYPYGAPGIAQRHRNIGGGR; encoded by the coding sequence ATGACCTTCGGTGCCGAGGCGGACGAGACGACGTCTCACGCCATCATCGACGCGTACGTGGACGGCGGCGGCAACTTCATCGACACCGCCGACGTCTACAGCGCCGGTCGCAGCGAGGAGATCATCGGCCGATGGCTCGCCGCGCACCCCGCCGAGGCAGCGCAGCTTGTCATCGCCACCAAGGGCCGGTTCCCGATGGGTGCCGGACCGAACGATCACGGGACCTCCCGACGGCACCTTCGGACTGCGCTCGAAGCTTCGCTGCGTCGCCTGGGGGTCGAGCACATCGACCTCTACCAGCTGCACGCCTGGGATGCGATCACCCCCCTCGACGAGACTCTGCGTTTCCTCGACGATGCGATCACGCAGGGGAAGATCGGGTACTACGGCTTCTCGAACTTCACGGGCTGGCAGCTCACCAAAGCGTCCCAGCTCGCGGAGCGGCACGGCTGGAACCTGCCGGTGACACTGCAGCCCCAGTACAGCCTTCTCGTGCGAGGCATCGAGCACGAGATCGTCCCCGCGGCTCTCGATGCCGGCATCGGCCTGCTGCCGTGGTCGCCGCTGGGCGGCGGCTGGCTCAGCGGCAAGTATCGACGTGACGTGTCCCCGACCGGCACGACGCGGCTCGGCGAGAACCCGGAGCGTGGCATGGAGGCGTGGCAGCAGCGCAACGCCGATCCCCGCACCTGGCAGATCATCGACACCCTCACCGGCATCGCGGAGGAGCGCGCCGCGTCGCCGTCGCAGGTCGCGCTGGCCTGGCTCGCCGCGCAGCCCGCGGTGACATCCGTGATCCTCGGCGCGCGGTCGGTCGAGCAGCTTCGCGACAACATGGGTGCGGTCACGCTCGAATTGGATGCCGCGGAGCTCGAGAGCCTGACCGCGGCCAGCGCGCCGCGTGCCGACGACTACCCGTACGGTGCGCCGGGCATCGCACAGCGTCACCGCAACATCGGGGGTGGCCGGTGA
- a CDS encoding DUF6544 family protein: protein MVAATAVLLLSAAAYGLVSRGPWVCAASTRRRLFFMDATMRGLPVDVLHVYDGGHATMRARVCSLIPVVDASGPDMSRAERVTVVNDICVLAPGVLPFADAVWEEVDARRARAVFRIDGQDVHVELTFGEDGALVDFVSDDRRRADDRGTSFARQRWSTPISRTAEQHGYMLASHGEARWHAPEPEGEFAYLEFTIDTIDYTADHRAGQKVTTRPAGRRVPTP from the coding sequence ATGGTGGCCGCCACCGCGGTGCTGCTGCTGAGTGCTGCTGCGTACGGCCTCGTTTCTCGCGGCCCCTGGGTTTGCGCGGCGAGTACCCGGCGACGACTGTTCTTCATGGATGCGACCATGAGAGGACTGCCGGTCGACGTACTCCACGTCTACGACGGCGGCCACGCGACAATGCGGGCGAGAGTCTGTTCGCTCATCCCGGTGGTCGATGCCTCCGGCCCCGACATGAGCCGAGCTGAGCGTGTCACCGTGGTGAACGACATCTGCGTGCTGGCCCCGGGTGTGCTGCCGTTCGCGGACGCCGTCTGGGAGGAGGTGGATGCCCGCCGCGCCCGCGCCGTCTTCCGTATCGATGGGCAAGACGTACACGTCGAGCTGACGTTCGGCGAGGACGGCGCCCTGGTCGATTTCGTGTCCGACGATCGCCGTCGTGCAGATGACCGCGGCACGTCGTTCGCACGTCAACGCTGGTCGACCCCGATCTCGCGCACGGCTGAGCAGCACGGCTACATGCTCGCGAGCCATGGCGAAGCGCGTTGGCATGCCCCCGAGCCGGAGGGAGAATTCGCGTACCTCGAGTTCACGATCGACACCATCGACTACACCGCAGACCATCGCGCTGGTCAAAAGGTGACGACACGACCGGCCGGTCGTCGTGTGCCAACACCATGA
- a CDS encoding alpha/beta fold hydrolase has translation MAGTTLAVVALVVGVTLVAIAGTLLFHAARGWARLIFVPWSLAILAGLYSLSIALAAVYPPHASSDGPLPADATRVEMTSADGERLAGWYLPSRNGAAVVLRHGAGSTTADVRQHARLLNDAGYGVLATDARGHGKSGGLGMDLGWYGELDIQAAVDVLAGRTDVDPGRIGVVGLSMGGEEAIGAAGVDRRIRAVVAEGATGRTAADKAWLADEYGALGLVQGVLDSGTYGFVDLLTPADPPATLEESVRDSAPTAMLLVAAGDRPDEESVAVRLASLAPARVKVWVVSGAGHVAGLRTDPARWREHVIIGFLDVALAVESQR, from the coding sequence GTGGCGGGCACGACGCTGGCGGTCGTCGCTCTGGTCGTCGGGGTGACCCTCGTCGCCATCGCCGGAACGCTGCTGTTCCACGCGGCTCGCGGCTGGGCGCGCCTGATCTTCGTTCCCTGGAGCCTGGCGATCCTCGCCGGGCTCTACAGTCTGTCGATTGCGCTGGCCGCGGTCTACCCGCCCCACGCATCGTCCGACGGCCCGCTGCCAGCCGATGCGACACGGGTCGAGATGACCTCCGCCGACGGCGAACGCTTGGCGGGCTGGTACCTCCCATCACGCAACGGCGCCGCCGTCGTGCTGCGCCACGGAGCCGGATCCACGACCGCAGATGTCAGGCAGCACGCGCGTCTGCTCAACGACGCCGGGTATGGCGTGCTGGCCACGGACGCCCGCGGTCATGGGAAGAGCGGCGGACTGGGCATGGATCTCGGCTGGTACGGCGAGCTCGACATCCAGGCGGCCGTCGATGTTCTGGCGGGTCGCACGGATGTCGACCCGGGGCGAATCGGGGTAGTCGGGCTCTCGATGGGCGGTGAGGAGGCCATCGGTGCCGCCGGAGTCGACCGACGGATCCGAGCGGTGGTGGCCGAGGGTGCGACGGGTCGCACGGCGGCGGACAAGGCATGGCTCGCCGACGAATACGGTGCGCTCGGGCTCGTGCAAGGCGTTCTCGACTCGGGGACGTACGGTTTCGTGGACCTGCTCACGCCTGCCGATCCGCCGGCGACGCTCGAGGAGTCGGTCCGCGATTCCGCGCCGACGGCGATGCTGCTTGTCGCGGCCGGAGACCGCCCCGACGAGGAGTCGGTCGCGGTGCGGCTCGCTTCACTCGCCCCCGCGCGTGTGAAGGTCTGGGTCGTTTCGGGCGCCGGCCACGTGGCAGGACTTCGCACGGATCCCGCCCGCTGGCGGGAGCACGTGATCATCGGCTTCCTGGATGTCGCCCTGGCAGTCGAATCGCAGCGGTGA
- a CDS encoding GyrI-like domain-containing protein, with protein sequence MMNIRITEHPQQATAAVREKVPMAELTEFFSRAFQDTMTALEDQGLHPTGAPFGKYYGRPNAMVDVEAGFPVGTAITPAGSVLPGSLPGGRVVEAMHIGPYDTMESTYSAVERYFADAKLTPGAVMWESYLTDPEAEPDPAKWHTQICWPID encoded by the coding sequence ATGATGAACATCAGGATCACTGAGCACCCCCAGCAAGCGACGGCAGCCGTGCGGGAGAAGGTGCCGATGGCTGAATTGACCGAGTTCTTCTCTCGGGCGTTCCAGGACACCATGACAGCGCTCGAAGATCAGGGCCTGCACCCGACGGGAGCGCCATTCGGCAAGTACTACGGTCGTCCGAATGCGATGGTGGACGTCGAAGCCGGCTTCCCCGTCGGGACGGCCATCACCCCCGCTGGCAGCGTGCTGCCAGGCAGTCTGCCAGGCGGAAGAGTCGTGGAAGCGATGCACATCGGACCGTACGACACGATGGAGAGCACGTACTCCGCGGTCGAGCGCTATTTCGCCGATGCGAAGCTCACCCCCGGCGCCGTGATGTGGGAAAGCTACCTCACTGATCCCGAGGCCGAACCGGACCCCGCGAAGTGGCACACACAGATCTGCTGGCCGATCGACTGA
- a CDS encoding MetS family NSS transporter small subunit translates to MTGIAIAFLLLALVLVWGGLIASILFLRSRPELGAYPAGGDDDHREDDAPSIRDT, encoded by the coding sequence ATGACCGGCATCGCGATCGCCTTCCTGCTGCTCGCCCTCGTTCTGGTCTGGGGTGGGCTGATCGCCAGCATCCTGTTCCTGCGATCGCGCCCGGAATTGGGCGCCTACCCCGCCGGCGGAGACGACGATCACCGAGAAGACGACGCACCGAGCATCCGCGACACCTGA
- a CDS encoding sodium-dependent transporter, whose translation MSAAPAPQAAAPPREQWTGQVGFILAAIGSAVGLGNIWRFPGVAYENGGGAFLIPYLVALITAGIPILFLDYAIGHRFRGSAPTAFRRLGGPRSGRWLEGLGWFQVAIAFVIGLYYTVVIAWALSYFVFSFDLRWGEDPAAFLTGEYLQVGDPGLSLEFVPGVLIPLAIVWIVIIAVLAAGVAKGVQRANVIFLPLLVVAFAVLVVRALFLDGAAEGLNALFTPNWEALGDPNVWIAAYSQIFFSLSIAFGIMITYASYRKRKANLTAPGLVVAFANSSFEILAGIGVFATLGFFAFQQGVAVSELDGLTGVGLSFITFPAIVSQMPGGPIFGVLFFGSLTMAGFTSLLSVLQVVSAAFQEKFGLSPRQAAVRVGGVSAILSILIFSTTTGLLALDTADQWANNIGIVASAVLSTVLVVWVLRKGGELRFHLNAVSTFRVGKVWIFLVGILAPVVLGYMLISRTITLIVDGYADLPAWYLGLVGWGTIAFIIVAAVAFTMLRWKRDPDDFTAWPEYAVLTKEGRS comes from the coding sequence ATGTCCGCAGCACCCGCACCGCAGGCCGCAGCACCGCCCCGGGAGCAGTGGACAGGGCAGGTCGGGTTCATTCTCGCCGCCATCGGCTCCGCGGTCGGTCTGGGCAATATCTGGCGCTTCCCGGGTGTCGCGTACGAGAACGGCGGGGGCGCGTTCCTCATCCCTTACCTTGTGGCCCTGATCACAGCCGGCATCCCGATCCTGTTCCTCGACTATGCGATCGGCCATCGCTTCCGCGGATCCGCACCCACCGCGTTCCGCCGTCTGGGCGGGCCCAGGTCAGGCCGATGGCTCGAGGGACTCGGATGGTTCCAGGTGGCGATCGCGTTCGTGATCGGCCTGTACTACACGGTCGTCATCGCCTGGGCGCTGAGCTACTTCGTCTTCTCATTCGACCTGCGCTGGGGCGAGGACCCCGCCGCGTTCCTCACCGGCGAGTACCTGCAGGTCGGCGATCCCGGGCTCTCCCTCGAATTCGTGCCCGGCGTGCTGATCCCGCTCGCGATCGTCTGGATCGTGATCATCGCAGTCCTCGCCGCCGGTGTGGCCAAGGGAGTTCAGCGGGCGAATGTGATCTTCCTTCCGCTTCTGGTGGTTGCGTTCGCGGTGCTGGTCGTCCGTGCGCTCTTCCTCGACGGCGCAGCCGAGGGACTCAACGCACTGTTCACGCCGAACTGGGAAGCGCTGGGCGATCCGAACGTCTGGATCGCCGCCTACAGTCAGATCTTCTTCTCGCTGTCGATCGCCTTCGGGATCATGATCACCTACGCGTCGTACCGTAAGCGCAAGGCCAATCTGACGGCGCCGGGGCTCGTGGTGGCGTTCGCGAACTCATCGTTCGAGATCCTCGCGGGAATCGGAGTCTTCGCGACCCTCGGCTTCTTCGCGTTCCAGCAGGGCGTGGCGGTGAGCGAGCTGGATGGGCTCACGGGCGTCGGGCTGTCGTTCATCACCTTCCCCGCGATCGTCTCGCAGATGCCCGGCGGACCGATCTTCGGGGTGCTGTTCTTCGGCTCCCTCACGATGGCCGGCTTCACGTCTCTGCTGTCGGTGCTGCAGGTCGTCTCCGCGGCGTTCCAGGAGAAGTTCGGCCTGTCACCCCGCCAGGCGGCCGTGCGCGTCGGCGGAGTGTCCGCCATCCTGTCGATCCTCATCTTCTCGACGACGACCGGCCTGCTGGCCCTCGATACCGCGGATCAGTGGGCGAACAACATCGGCATCGTCGCCTCAGCTGTTCTGTCGACCGTGTTGGTGGTCTGGGTGTTGCGAAAGGGCGGCGAGCTGCGGTTCCATCTCAATGCCGTCTCGACCTTCCGCGTGGGCAAGGTGTGGATCTTCCTCGTCGGCATCCTCGCACCCGTGGTGCTCGGCTACATGCTCATCTCCCGGACCATCACACTGATCGTCGACGGCTATGCCGACCTCCCAGCGTGGTACCTCGGGCTCGTGGGCTGGGGAACGATCGCCTTCATCATCGTCGCAGCGGTCGCCTTCACGATGCTGCGGTGGAAACGCGACCCGGACGACTTCACCGCATGGCCCGAGTACGCTGTGCTCACCAAGGAGGGGCGCTCATGA